A DNA window from Bacteroides cellulosilyticus contains the following coding sequences:
- a CDS encoding SusD/RagB family nutrient-binding outer membrane lipoprotein, whose translation MKLYKKIILGVAACVSLSACNDWLDVNTNPNTPISTDAEFHQRVPWMQFYMSHIYHIVASNTSFYCGHFYRNNAREGGAAKWQLDSSTRASNAQQWFFTQVGVNCNDLYNQAMEAGAYHYAGAAKFFRAYGFMMLTDLFGEVPYNEAFGEKPSPAYDNGKTIFLGCIADIDEAIQLFSRRQETINGVTPKTLAEGDSWNGGDADKWLKMCYLLKARWLNHLIKKEAGSYKEGKYDAQEILNCLAKAQQSNADNTLIRHTDTNTPSHDVLGWNEPVDYSALYSCIGMNSNIYITKNYYDNLTNFDGKGVEDPRADKFIPWTRSVKGAATPVDIKWSDDGKWRRSMGVDMQTDILSQSGPYALSFNTSTQSWYCDSPSRQGDTIYVWTTCGGTGYSGGIDILYRRNKSYDSSALSGVFYARATSPTYMASYAEACFIKAEVLFRQGEKSGAFTAYKDGVKASIDAVNDQIAVWTSEDTNLNSCPSFTHIEQTEIDNFLNNGLGNADNLTLGKIITQKMLAMPFSNENWNDMRRYDYDTNIFMNWDKPYYYKTTPAGFTYCPEGESPRRWKQASYELTYNTKNLSAIGVEVPGAAELGDGWYNSNVICTLQVWWDSKQQ comes from the coding sequence ATGAAACTATATAAGAAAATAATTCTTGGAGTGGCAGCTTGCGTTTCGCTTTCTGCATGTAATGATTGGCTTGATGTAAACACCAATCCGAATACCCCTATATCTACTGATGCTGAATTTCATCAGCGTGTGCCTTGGATGCAATTTTATATGAGCCATATCTATCATATTGTTGCCTCTAACACGAGCTTTTATTGTGGTCATTTCTATCGTAACAATGCCCGTGAAGGTGGAGCTGCTAAATGGCAACTTGATTCTTCGACTCGTGCCAGTAATGCACAGCAGTGGTTTTTTACTCAAGTAGGTGTGAATTGTAATGACTTGTATAATCAGGCAATGGAGGCGGGTGCTTATCATTATGCCGGTGCTGCCAAATTCTTTAGGGCTTATGGCTTTATGATGCTTACAGATCTATTTGGCGAAGTGCCTTATAACGAGGCATTTGGCGAAAAACCTTCTCCGGCTTATGACAATGGTAAGACTATATTCCTTGGTTGTATAGCTGACATTGATGAAGCAATACAACTATTTTCCAGGCGGCAAGAGACTATAAATGGTGTTACTCCTAAAACGTTGGCTGAAGGTGATAGCTGGAATGGTGGTGATGCAGATAAGTGGCTTAAAATGTGCTATCTTCTAAAGGCCCGATGGTTGAACCACTTGATTAAGAAAGAGGCTGGCAGCTACAAAGAAGGCAAGTATGATGCTCAGGAAATTCTTAACTGTCTGGCTAAGGCTCAGCAAAGTAATGCCGACAATACTCTCATCAGACATACTGATACTAATACACCTTCTCATGATGTGTTGGGGTGGAATGAACCGGTGGATTATTCTGCTCTTTATTCTTGTATCGGCATGAACAGTAATATCTACATTACCAAGAATTACTACGACAACCTGACTAATTTTGATGGTAAGGGTGTAGAAGACCCGCGTGCCGACAAGTTTATCCCCTGGACCCGCTCAGTGAAGGGAGCTGCTACTCCTGTTGATATCAAATGGTCGGATGATGGTAAATGGCGTCGCTCAATGGGTGTTGATATGCAAACTGATATCCTTAGTCAATCAGGCCCTTATGCATTGTCATTCAACACTTCTACCCAGAGTTGGTATTGTGACAGCCCATCCCGTCAAGGCGATACTATCTACGTGTGGACAACTTGTGGTGGTACCGGCTACTCAGGAGGGATAGATATCCTCTATCGTCGTAATAAGAGTTATGATAGTTCGGCACTCAGTGGTGTATTTTATGCCCGTGCTACAAGTCCTACTTATATGGCTTCCTATGCTGAGGCTTGTTTTATAAAAGCAGAGGTGCTTTTCCGACAAGGAGAAAAGTCAGGTGCATTCACTGCGTATAAGGATGGTGTTAAAGCAAGTATTGATGCTGTTAACGATCAAATAGCAGTGTGGACTTCTGAGGATACAAATTTGAATTCCTGTCCATCGTTTACTCATATTGAACAAACGGAAATTGACAATTTCTTGAACAATGGTTTGGGAAATGCTGACAATCTTACTCTTGGAAAAATTATAACTCAAAAGATGCTTGCGATGCCATTCTCTAATGAGAACTGGAATGATATGCGCCGTTATGATTATGATACTAATATATTTATGAATTGGGATAAACCCTATTACTACAAAACTACTCCTGCAGGTTTTACTTACTGTCCGGAAGGTGAGTCACCCCGTCGTTGGAAGCAAGCTTCGTATGAGTTGACTTACAATACTAAAAATCTTTCTGCAATTGGTGTTGAAGTTCCGGGGGCGGCTGAACTTGGTGATGGATGGTATAATAGTAATGTTATTTGTACCTTGCAGGTATGGTGGGATTCTAAACAACAATAA
- a CDS encoding SusC/RagA family TonB-linked outer membrane protein: protein MTNKGSAYAYVIFTNTSSQSTQQAKKITGKVVDATGEPIVGASVLVKGTGTGTITNVDGQFSVDTQQGSTLVISFVGYTSAEIKVGAGSVYNVTLKDDTQTLSEVVVTAMGIKKDRKSLGYAIDDVSAEELMKNKSVNPINSLAGKIAGVNITQGGGAAGAGSQIILRGGTSLERDNQPVFVVDGVIYDNSTTVVGNSAFDGSTSTASTQSNRVMDINPEDIENMSVLKGPAAAALYGSRAAAGVVIITTKKGKEGAVEVNFSTKYITQWAKSLPKTQNKYKRGFAEDQYDSSGKYTGTTFNDFSYNSWGEAITDGAPTYDNIGDFFQQGGAWDTNVSVAGGSQNSNFYLSGSYYNQDGIIPNTGYEKATFRFNGEQKWKIFTFGANVAYSQANTDKTLTSAGLYGSSGSGTMTNLYRWSPTDDMSHYLNEDGTRYRMFGDRLDVVDERDNPYWILNKNKLQDNTERFTGNFNIKADITDWWWISYRMGIDSYTTDDSKTLSAGGVYKLAWQKGMYSENSYRYKYLSTNLMTNFAKRFGDFNFNLMLGTSTDDTRSWSNYRMAWNFEIPDFYAFDNATNDNRDFSSARSQKRLVGVFGEFRADWKNTVFLTVSGRNDWSSTLPVENRSYFYPSVSGSVVFTEFLPKSDWLSFGKVRASWARVGKDTSPYSLDTALWPSQSFLGGLTGVSNYWTAGNAALKPEITESVEIGVELRFFNNRLKVDYAYYTNNSYDQIMSPRLSNATGYILRSVNAGDVYNKGMELSIGGTPIQTKDWSWESTFNISGNRGTVKNLLEGVEILYVTDVQVGNAKAASFPNGNFMAISGSQWKRDEQGNVMLDKNGLPTKDSAGSNSVNREIGNREPKFSGGWNNTISYKGWSLNMLWEFRVGGHVYNGTEYAMTLAGVSELSAKREKIEISGVNTDGNFVTNTFEANKTYTYNGKETSGRTIIANYYQDIYPYETANFMTKVNALRLRTLSLSYTLPKTLLAKTKVIKRASITASANNLLLFTNYNGDPEVAAAGSGAVGSSSVGIDYCGVPSTASFAFGVNLTF, encoded by the coding sequence ATAACCAATAAGGGTTCGGCATATGCCTATGTAATTTTTACTAATACAAGTTCCCAAAGTACTCAACAAGCGAAGAAAATCACAGGTAAAGTTGTAGATGCAACAGGTGAACCTATTGTTGGCGCCAGTGTATTGGTGAAGGGTACTGGCACAGGTACCATAACTAATGTTGATGGTCAATTCTCTGTGGATACCCAGCAGGGTAGCACATTGGTAATCTCATTTGTGGGATACACTTCAGCTGAAATTAAGGTGGGTGCAGGAAGTGTATATAATGTGACTTTGAAAGATGATACTCAGACATTGAGTGAAGTTGTTGTAACTGCGATGGGTATCAAGAAAGATCGCAAGTCATTGGGATATGCTATTGATGACGTGAGTGCAGAAGAACTTATGAAAAATAAGAGCGTGAACCCAATCAATTCTCTGGCTGGTAAGATAGCAGGTGTTAATATTACGCAGGGTGGTGGAGCTGCTGGTGCGGGTTCTCAAATAATCCTTCGTGGCGGTACTTCACTTGAGCGCGATAATCAACCTGTGTTTGTTGTTGATGGTGTAATTTATGATAACTCCACTACTGTAGTAGGCAATTCTGCTTTCGATGGTAGTACATCAACTGCTTCTACCCAATCAAACCGGGTGATGGACATCAACCCTGAAGATATAGAGAATATGTCAGTACTCAAAGGTCCTGCTGCAGCCGCACTTTATGGTTCTCGTGCTGCTGCTGGTGTCGTTATCATTACAACTAAGAAAGGAAAAGAAGGTGCTGTTGAAGTGAATTTTTCAACTAAATATATTACGCAATGGGCTAAATCTCTTCCTAAAACCCAAAATAAATATAAAAGAGGATTTGCTGAAGATCAATATGATTCAAGTGGCAAATATACTGGAACGACATTCAATGATTTTAGCTATAATTCATGGGGTGAAGCAATAACTGATGGAGCTCCTACTTATGACAATATCGGAGACTTTTTTCAGCAAGGCGGTGCTTGGGATACTAACGTAAGTGTAGCCGGTGGATCTCAAAATAGTAACTTTTATCTTTCAGGTTCTTATTATAATCAAGATGGTATTATTCCTAATACAGGCTATGAGAAAGCAACATTCCGTTTCAATGGCGAACAAAAGTGGAAGATATTCACCTTTGGTGCAAATGTAGCATATTCTCAGGCAAATACCGATAAGACGCTTACTTCTGCAGGTCTTTATGGATCAAGCGGGTCGGGTACAATGACCAACTTGTATCGCTGGTCGCCTACCGATGATATGAGTCACTATTTGAACGAAGACGGTACACGCTATCGTATGTTTGGCGATCGTCTTGACGTAGTTGATGAACGAGATAACCCCTATTGGATTCTCAACAAGAATAAGCTGCAAGATAATACCGAACGTTTCACTGGTAATTTCAATATTAAGGCCGACATTACCGATTGGTGGTGGATCAGCTATCGCATGGGCATTGACTCTTATACTACTGACGACTCAAAAACACTCTCTGCTGGTGGTGTTTATAAACTGGCCTGGCAGAAGGGCATGTATAGCGAAAACTCTTATCGCTACAAATATCTTTCTACTAATTTAATGACAAACTTCGCCAAGCGGTTTGGAGACTTTAATTTTAATCTGATGCTTGGTACTTCTACCGACGACACTCGTTCCTGGTCTAATTACCGAATGGCCTGGAATTTCGAGATTCCCGATTTTTATGCATTTGACAATGCGACAAATGATAATCGTGACTTTTCGAGTGCTCGCAGTCAAAAACGCCTTGTAGGTGTGTTTGGTGAATTTCGTGCTGACTGGAAGAATACGGTATTCCTGACCGTATCGGGACGAAACGACTGGTCTTCGACACTACCAGTTGAAAATCGCTCTTATTTTTACCCATCTGTTAGTGGTAGTGTCGTGTTTACGGAATTCCTTCCAAAATCCGACTGGTTGTCATTTGGTAAGGTTCGTGCAAGTTGGGCACGTGTAGGTAAAGATACAAGTCCATATTCCTTGGATACGGCATTGTGGCCAAGCCAGTCATTCCTTGGCGGTCTTACAGGTGTAAGCAACTATTGGACTGCCGGTAATGCCGCCTTGAAACCTGAGATTACGGAATCTGTAGAAATCGGTGTTGAATTACGTTTCTTCAATAACCGTTTAAAGGTGGATTATGCATACTATACCAACAATTCTTACGACCAGATTATGTCGCCTCGTTTGTCTAATGCAACAGGTTATATCCTTCGTTCGGTGAATGCCGGTGATGTATATAATAAAGGTATGGAGCTCAGTATTGGTGGTACTCCGATTCAAACTAAAGACTGGAGCTGGGAATCTACTTTTAACATAAGTGGTAACCGTGGTACGGTTAAGAATCTGCTTGAAGGTGTGGAAATACTTTATGTGACTGATGTGCAGGTAGGTAATGCTAAAGCGGCATCTTTTCCTAATGGTAATTTTATGGCAATTTCGGGTAGTCAATGGAAGCGTGATGAGCAAGGTAATGTAATGCTTGACAAGAATGGGCTTCCCACAAAAGACAGTGCAGGTTCAAATAGTGTTAATCGCGAAATTGGTAATCGTGAACCAAAATTCTCTGGCGGATGGAATAACACAATCTCATACAAAGGATGGTCACTTAATATGCTGTGGGAATTCCGTGTAGGCGGACATGTGTACAATGGTACGGAATATGCAATGACATTGGCCGGTGTGAGTGAGCTTTCCGCTAAACGTGAAAAGATTGAAATATCAGGTGTAAACACAGATGGTAATTTCGTAACTAACACTTTTGAAGCCAATAAGACTTATACTTACAATGGTAAAGAAACGAGTGGTAGGACAATTATTGCTAATTATTATCAGGATATTTATCCCTATGAGACTGCAAACTTCATGACGAAAGTCAATGCGCTTCGTCTTCGTACTTTATCACTCTCATACACTTTGCCAAAAACGCTACTTGCCAAAACAAAAGTTATCAAGCGTGCTTCAATTACAGCTTCTGCCAACAACCTCCTTCTTTTCACCAACTATAATGGCGATCCGGAAGTTGCGGCAGCCGGATCAGGTGCAGTTGGTTCATCTTCGGTAGGCATCGACTATTGCGGTGTTCCTTCGACGGCAAGTTTTGCATTTGGTGTTAATTTGACTTTCTAA
- a CDS encoding DUF3805 domain-containing protein, translated as MAQSKKFISPGAWFSMLYPADWNEFEDGEGSFLFYNPSEWTGNFRISAYKGNAMYGREVTRQELKDNPSAVSVKIGSLACAYSKEMFEEEGAYYTSHLWITGMDDVAFECSFTVSKGSSVAEAEAVIASLEVRKEGVKYPAELIPVRLSEIYQINEAYEWVTTTVKEQLKKDFQGMEEDLDSMQQVIDSGTIGQKKKEAWLSFGIAVCVILANEVDGLEWMTLIDGNREAPVLQNLITGEWIDPMKLVWSKVKAGEPCNLAETYKSLL; from the coding sequence ATGGCACAAAGCAAGAAATTTATCTCTCCGGGAGCATGGTTTTCCATGCTGTATCCCGCGGACTGGAATGAGTTTGAAGATGGGGAAGGCTCTTTTCTCTTCTATAATCCAAGTGAGTGGACTGGAAATTTTCGTATCTCTGCATATAAAGGTAACGCTATGTATGGTCGAGAAGTTACCCGTCAGGAACTGAAAGACAATCCTTCGGCAGTCTCCGTTAAAATAGGAAGCTTGGCATGTGCTTACAGTAAGGAGATGTTTGAAGAAGAAGGGGCTTATTATACTTCTCATCTTTGGATTACCGGTATGGATGATGTTGCCTTTGAATGCTCCTTTACTGTAAGCAAGGGATCATCCGTGGCCGAAGCCGAAGCCGTTATCGCCTCATTGGAAGTACGCAAAGAGGGAGTGAAATATCCGGCAGAGCTTATACCTGTCCGCCTGTCCGAAATCTACCAGATTAATGAGGCTTATGAGTGGGTGACTACTACTGTAAAAGAACAACTGAAAAAAGATTTCCAGGGTATGGAAGAAGATTTGGACAGCATGCAACAGGTTATTGACAGTGGTACTATCGGGCAGAAGAAAAAAGAGGCATGGCTGTCATTCGGCATTGCTGTATGCGTAATCCTTGCTAATGAAGTAGACGGCCTGGAATGGATGACTTTGATAGATGGTAATCGTGAAGCTCCTGTACTGCAGAACCTTATTACCGGAGAATGGATTGACCCTATGAAATTAGTGTGGAGCAAAGTGAAGGCAGGGGAACCTTGCAATTTGGCAGAAACCTACAAATCTTTACTCTGA